A portion of the Musa acuminata AAA Group cultivar baxijiao chromosome BXJ1-1, Cavendish_Baxijiao_AAA, whole genome shotgun sequence genome contains these proteins:
- the LOC103993464 gene encoding zinc finger A20 and AN1 domain-containing stress-associated protein 8, whose translation MEHDETGCQAREGPILCINNCGFFGSAATMNMCSKCHKEMIQKQERAKMAASSIDSLVNGSSSGSGKEHVVSGNADVAVVSVEPKMISAQTSNASGLTEAGEAKAKEGPNRCGTCRKRVGLTGFSCRCGNLFCTVHRYSDKHDCPFDYRKAAQDAIAKANPVVKAEKLDKI comes from the coding sequence ATGGAGCATGATGAGACAGGATGCCAAGCCCGTGAAGGACCAATCCTTTGCATCAACAACTGTGGTTTCTTTGGAAGTGCGGCAACCATGAACATGTGCTCCAAGTGCCACAAGGAGATGATTCAGAAGCAGGAACGGGCCAAGATGGCAGCATCCTCGATCGACAGTCTTGTGAACGGCAGCAGCAGTGGTAGCGGAAAAGAGCATGTTGTGTCTGGGAATGCTGATGTAGCTGTTGTCTCTGTGGAGCCTAAGATGATTTCAGCACAGACATCTAATGCTTCAGGCTTGACCGAAGCTGGAGAAGCAAAGGCAAAGGAGGGCCCAAACAGGTGTGGCACTTGTAGGAAACGGGTTGGTCTGACTGGCTTCAGTTGTCGGTGTGGGAACCTTTTCTGCACTGTGCACCGCTATTCGGATAAGCATGACTGCCCATTCGATTACCGAAAGGCAGCGCAGGATGCTATTGCCAAAGCAAACCCTGTCGTTAAGGCTGAAAAGCTTGACAAGATTTAG
- the LOC135671998 gene encoding transcription factor bHLH48-like, which translates to MEPRGSSGVGSGNSGTYTPEIAESLRFEEEIQSLIDPSFDASSAAGGSFTALLGLPANQAVELLHHPGPGEPPASAATDTLRLPFGCSSTFVERAARFSVFATDDSPASSSGGGLSPGLKAEPPDSDSPPTLPAPAGKPRRPSKRKECEKSKAKAVAKKSKSAEENTSAAKPAAEENTSGDKLPYVHVRARRGQATDSHSLAERARREKINARMKLLQELVPGCSKITGTALVLDEIINHVQSLQRQVEFLSMKLAAVNPRIDFSGLDHILSAECGPLAVASGCGGGASDPAMWASDTAASTGGIRRMPAPPQIWHLDVVHPQQSSTVWENNGVAHPHFLLSPATSLVGYDPASSVPLNSNRLKTEL; encoded by the exons ATGGAGCCAAGGGGGAGCTCCGGCGTTGGATCCGGGAATTCCGGCACTTACACGCCGGAAATCGCCGAGTCGCTTCGCTTCGAGGAGGAGATCCAGAGCCTCATCGACCCGAGCTTCGACGCCTCATCGGCGGCTGGCGGCTCCTTCACTGCGCTCCTCGGCCTCCCCGCCAACCAGGCCGTGGAGCTCCTCCACCATCCAGGGCCCGGTGAGCCCCCCGCCTCCGCCGCGACGGATACACTCCGTCTCCCGTTCGGTTGCTCCTCCACCTTCGTGGAGCGCGCCGCCAGGTTCTCGGTCTTCGCCACCGACGACTCCCCGGCGTCGAGCTCCGGCGGGGGTCTCTCGCCTGGACTCAAGGCAGAGCCCCCGGACTCCGATTCGCCGCCGACCCTCCCGGCCCCCGCCGGGAAGCCTCGGCGGCCGTCGAAGAGGAAGGAGTGCGAGAAGAGCAAG GCGAAGGCCGTCGCGAAGAAGAGCAAGAGCGCGGAGGAGAATACCTCTGCGGCGAAGCCCGCTGCTGAGGAGAACACCAGCGGCGACAAGCTCCCTTACGTTCACGTCCGTGCTCGCCGAGGACAAGCCACCGATAGCCACAGCTTGGCGGAGAGG GCGCGGAGGGAAAAAATAAATGCGCGGATGAAGCTTCTGCAGGAGCTGGTCCCGGGCTGCAGCAAG ATAACAGGTACGGCATTGGTGCTCGATGAAATTATCAACCATGTCCAGTCTCTGCAAAGACAAGTCGAG TTCCTGTCGATGAAACTAGCGGCGGTCAACCCAAGGATCGACTTTAGCGGCCTCGACCACATACTATCGGCAGAG TGTGGACCGCTGGCGGTGGCCAGCGGGTGTGGCGGAGGGGCCTCGGACCCCGCCATGTGGGCGTCAGACACGGCCGCATCCACTGGCGGAATACGGCGGATGCCGGCGCCGCCGCAGATTTGGCACCTCGATGTGGTGCACCCCCAGCAATCGTCGACGGTGTGGGAGAACAATGGCGTCGCACATCCCCACTTCCTCCTTAGCCCTGCGACCTCACTTGTTGGTTATGACCCTGCCAGTTCCG TGCCACTAAATTCAAACCGACTGAAGACGGAACTCTAA